One segment of Longimicrobiales bacterium DNA contains the following:
- a CDS encoding beta-ketoacyl-[acyl-carrier-protein] synthase family protein produces MSDVVVTGTGVVCATATGREAFADALLEGRCGARPLRAFDAAALPVRIACEVDLDALPFDGIPPKARKLMSRATMFAAVAARLARDDARLAPGDADPQRMGVAFGAGGMGTVDTEFLDVEIAAMETCHQNGGFTWDHFFDAYQRIVNPLAAIRALPNLAAGTLGILHDAQGVNVTVATACTSATQAIGEAMRALERGEADVMITGGADAMINPTGVVGFHLLGALSRRNDDPAHASRPFDRDRDGFVIGEGAGVLILEREEFARARGAPIRGRVIGYASACDAYRITDERPDGAGAARTMHRALRDAGILPEDVGYINAHGTGTRMNDRLETLAIRRVFGAAPPPVSSTKSMVGHMLAAAGAVEAIATLIGLAGGWLPPTINYTTPDPECDLDCVPGAARRSRVELALSNSFGFGGQNACLLLQSP; encoded by the coding sequence ATGAGCGACGTCGTCGTGACCGGCACGGGCGTGGTCTGCGCCACGGCCACGGGCCGCGAGGCGTTCGCCGATGCCCTGCTGGAGGGACGCTGCGGCGCGCGACCGCTGCGCGCGTTCGATGCGGCAGCACTGCCCGTGCGCATCGCGTGCGAGGTGGACCTGGACGCGCTGCCGTTCGATGGCATACCGCCGAAAGCGCGCAAGCTGATGAGCCGTGCGACCATGTTCGCGGCCGTAGCCGCGCGGCTCGCGCGCGACGACGCCCGGCTCGCTCCGGGCGACGCCGACCCGCAGCGCATGGGCGTCGCGTTCGGCGCCGGCGGGATGGGCACCGTCGACACGGAGTTCCTCGATGTCGAGATCGCCGCAATGGAGACCTGTCACCAGAACGGCGGGTTCACCTGGGATCATTTCTTCGACGCATACCAGCGCATCGTCAACCCGCTCGCCGCGATCCGCGCCCTGCCGAACCTGGCTGCGGGCACGCTCGGCATCCTGCACGACGCGCAGGGCGTCAACGTGACGGTCGCGACCGCGTGCACCTCGGCGACGCAGGCGATCGGCGAGGCGATGCGTGCGCTGGAGCGCGGCGAGGCGGACGTGATGATCACCGGCGGCGCGGACGCAATGATCAATCCGACCGGGGTGGTCGGCTTCCACCTGCTGGGTGCACTTTCGCGTCGCAACGATGACCCGGCGCACGCATCGAGGCCGTTCGACCGGGACCGCGACGGTTTCGTGATCGGTGAGGGCGCCGGTGTGCTGATCCTCGAGCGCGAGGAGTTCGCGCGGGCGCGCGGCGCCCCGATCCGCGGTCGCGTGATCGGCTACGCGTCGGCATGCGACGCCTACCGCATCACCGACGAGCGCCCCGACGGCGCCGGCGCCGCGCGCACCATGCACCGCGCGCTGCGTGATGCCGGAATCCTGCCCGAGGACGTCGGCTACATCAATGCGCACGGCACCGGCACGCGCATGAACGATCGCCTCGAGACGCTCGCGATCCGCAGAGTCTTCGGCGCCGCGCCGCCGCCCGTCAGCTCCACGAAGTCGATGGTGGGTCACATGCTCGCGGCCGCCGGCGCAGTGGAAGCGATTGCGACCCTGATCGGACTGGCGGGCGGCTGGCTCCCGCCGACCATCAACTACACGACGCCGGACCCCGAATGCGACCTCGACTGCGTCCCCGGCGCCGCGCGCCGCAGTCGCGTAGAACTCGCTCTTTCGAACTCGTTCGGGTTCGGCGGGCAGAACGCCTGTCTTCTCCTGCAGTCACCCTGA
- a CDS encoding phosphopantetheine-binding protein yields MSTVSATSMRDATAIRNMIVQVLSVPAESVHPDADLVNELGAESIDFLDLLFQLDDVVGERVLPEHWNAWLRACARERGAPPVITPRMLGEFVVYCRTALDVSSRTGENS; encoded by the coding sequence ATGAGCACCGTGTCAGCCACCTCCATGCGCGATGCGACCGCCATCCGCAACATGATCGTCCAGGTCCTGAGCGTCCCGGCGGAGAGCGTGCACCCCGACGCGGATCTCGTGAACGAGCTGGGCGCCGAATCGATCGATTTCCTCGACCTCCTCTTCCAGCTGGACGACGTCGTCGGTGAACGCGTGCTGCCCGAGCACTGGAACGCGTGGCTGCGAGCATGTGCGCGTGAGCGGGGTGCGCCGCCGGTCATCACGCCGCGGATGCTCGGGGAGTTCGTCGTCTACTGCCGGACCGCACTCGATGTCAGCTCCCGGACCGGAGAGAACTCATGA
- a CDS encoding integron integrase, producing MERENAPAPDAASTPPAPRSPRLLAQVRIAIRVRQFSPRTEQAYVAWIRRFVLHHGKRHPAQLDAGAVEAYLAHLASRRVSASTQRQAASAILFLYREVLRQPMELPGRVARPAIPKRLPVVLSRSEVAMVLAELRGTHRLVASLLYGAGLRLLEALQLRIKDVNLDRKEIAVRDGKGGHARIAILPAALRTDLRRQIRKVTRQHVNDLRDDAGWVELPGAMSIKSPEAGRSLQWQWLFPAARRYLDEETGQHRRHHLHETAVQRAVSTAVRNAGIRSRATCHTFRHSFATHLLEDGYDIRTIQELLGHRNVKTTMIYTHVLNRGGRGVRSPLDALGERR from the coding sequence ATGGAGCGAGAGAACGCCCCCGCGCCCGACGCGGCATCGACACCACCGGCACCCCGGTCACCGCGCCTGCTGGCGCAGGTCCGGATCGCGATCCGCGTGCGACAGTTCAGTCCCCGGACCGAGCAGGCATACGTCGCCTGGATCCGCCGCTTCGTGCTTCATCACGGCAAGCGACACCCGGCGCAGCTAGACGCAGGCGCCGTAGAGGCGTATCTCGCGCACCTCGCCAGTCGGCGGGTGAGCGCCTCGACCCAGCGACAGGCTGCCAGCGCGATCCTGTTCCTGTACCGCGAGGTCCTGCGCCAGCCGATGGAGCTGCCCGGCCGCGTCGCACGGCCCGCGATCCCGAAGCGCCTGCCGGTCGTACTGTCACGCTCAGAAGTAGCGATGGTCCTGGCCGAGCTCAGGGGCACCCACCGCCTGGTCGCCAGCCTCCTGTACGGCGCAGGCCTGCGCCTGCTCGAGGCCCTGCAGCTCCGCATCAAGGACGTGAACCTGGACCGCAAGGAGATCGCGGTACGCGACGGCAAGGGCGGCCACGCCAGGATCGCCATTCTTCCCGCAGCGCTGCGCACCGACCTGCGCCGGCAGATCCGCAAGGTGACCCGCCAGCACGTGAACGACCTGCGCGACGACGCCGGCTGGGTCGAGCTGCCCGGTGCAATGAGCATCAAGTCCCCGGAAGCCGGGCGCAGCCTGCAATGGCAGTGGCTCTTCCCAGCGGCCCGGCGCTACCTCGACGAGGAGACCGGCCAGCACCGCAGGCACCACCTTCACGAAACCGCCGTGCAGCGCGCGGTGAGCACTGCAGTTCGCAACGCAGGAATCCGGAGTCGCGCGACGTGCCACACGTTCCGCCACTCCTTCGCCACTCACCTGCTCGAGGACGGCTACGACATCCGCACCATCCAGGAGCTGCTCGGCCATCGCAACGTGAAAACGACCATGATCTACACGCACGTGCTGAACCGCGGCGGCCGGGGTGTGCGTAGCCCGCTGGACGCGCTGGGCGAGCGGCGGTGA
- a CDS encoding type II toxin-antitoxin system RelE/ParE family toxin gives MIRSFRGVAAEDLFNGRATRAARQAIPQALWRVAVRKLEALDSAESLQDLRVPPGNRLEQLKGDRAGQHSIRINDQYRICFKWSEAGPEEVEIVDYH, from the coding sequence ATGATCCGCTCGTTCCGTGGCGTTGCCGCAGAAGACCTCTTCAACGGCCGCGCGACCCGTGCGGCACGCCAAGCGATCCCGCAGGCCTTGTGGCGCGTGGCGGTGCGGAAGCTTGAAGCCCTGGATTCCGCAGAGTCCTTGCAGGATCTGCGCGTCCCCCCTGGGAATCGCCTCGAGCAGCTCAAAGGAGATCGGGCGGGCCAGCACAGTATTCGGATCAATGACCAGTACCGGATCTGCTTCAAGTGGAGCGAGGCAGGGCCGGAAGAGGTCGAGATCGTCGACTACCACTGA
- a CDS encoding HigA family addiction module antitoxin has product MVRVPTHRPPVHPGEMLLEEFLKPMELSQRDLADAIGVPYQRVNEIVNGRRGITPSTAVRLGHYFDMSSGFWLNLQTRWDLYHAERAEAAVLRKIPKYRSGKRSPSRN; this is encoded by the coding sequence ATGGTGCGCGTTCCGACTCATCGCCCCCCGGTTCACCCTGGCGAAATGCTGTTGGAGGAATTCCTCAAGCCCATGGAGTTGAGCCAGCGCGACTTGGCTGACGCCATCGGCGTTCCGTACCAGCGCGTCAACGAGATCGTGAATGGACGTCGCGGGATCACCCCGAGTACGGCGGTGCGCCTCGGACACTATTTCGACATGAGCAGCGGCTTCTGGCTCAACCTGCAGACGCGTTGGGATCTCTACCATGCCGAGCGCGCCGAAGCCGCTGTGCTGAGAAAGATTCCCAAGTACCGCAGCGGCAAGCGCTCCCCTTCGCGCAATTGA